One window of Ictalurus punctatus breed USDA103 chromosome 22, Coco_2.0, whole genome shotgun sequence genomic DNA carries:
- the LOC108255378 gene encoding heat shock factor protein 5-like isoform X2: protein MEFDETTFVTFINPNYFPGKLWRLVNDPQIRSICWDASGEGILIHQQPFEAEVLLSQPRHLSEYFRTTDFISFVRQLNLYGFRKKCTDRDVSDKQPNISSIKAQLHHFYNPYFKRDKPELLLKLKRLTRLNRAKLAGIEVTNRKPKHFHDVMLNSPQETSALMKTGSVLLGRQGTPYHHPCNGPQQEKRFNTPHHSQHGFYIPVNQCRSPDFLDSKVPSFQQPAASYSPCGYYPDYSVGYAHLIDQDPYWKAGDIPESRTSDMKEKEELDDILNLVEELQAEVDARRFLQLSVTY, encoded by the exons ATGGAATTCGATGAAACAACTTTTGTCACCTTCATCAACCCCAACTACTTCCCTGGCAAGTTGTGGCGTTTGGTGAACGATCCTCAGATTCGCTCAATCTGTTGGGACGCCAGCGGGGAAGGAATACTCATCCATCAGCAACCCTTCGAAGCTGAAGTGCTATTGTCCCAACCTAGGCATTTGTCTGAGTACTTCAGAACGACTGACTTCATCAGTTTCGTTCGCCAGCTGAACCTGTACGGCTTCAGAAAAAAATGCACAGACCGTGACGTCTCAGACAAGCAACCCAACATCTCATCCATTAAGGCCCAACTGCACCACTTTTACAACCCGTACTTCAAACGGGATAAGCCTGAGCTTCTACTCAAACTAAAGCGACTCACGCGTCTCAACAGGGCCAAGCTCGCCGGGATAGAGGTGACCAACAGGAAGCCAAAACATTTCCATGATGTGATGCTGAATTCGCCACAGGAAACCTCTGCCTTAATGAAAACAG GTTCAGTCTTGCTTGGACGTCAGGGCACTCCTTACCACCATCCCTGTAATGGCCCTCAGCAGGAGAAGAGGTTCAACACACCTCATCACTCACAGCATGGGTTTTACATACCAG TGAATCAGTGCCGTAGCCCAGACTTCTTGGATTCAAAAGTGCCAAGCTTTCAACAACCAGCTGCTTCCTACTCTCCTTGTGGCTATTACCCT GACTACTCAGTCGGATACGCTCATCTGATTGATCAGGATCCATACTGGAAAGCAGGTGATATTCCAGAGTCCAGGACGAGTgacatgaaagagaaagaggagctGGACGATATTTTAAATCTGGTGGAAGAATTACAG gctGAAGTTGATGCCCGGAGGTTTCTGCAGCTATCAGTCACCTATTAA